A genomic segment from Gracilimonas sediminicola encodes:
- a CDS encoding thioredoxin family protein: MFNKIFSVFLISITAISMAQAQNRPDMFDWKPLSEAMELAEQNDKKVLVYANAVWCTYCKKMEKEVFTQEAVQQKTKEHFYSVWMDIESDEKLTFRDQEMTQIQFSRAMRITGTPTFIFFDSEGEIIAGQPGFIPEEMYLQILEFVGSDAYLDQSFGEFAGVEAEN, translated from the coding sequence ATGTTCAATAAGATTTTTTCTGTATTTCTGATTTCTATCACTGCTATTTCCATGGCGCAGGCTCAAAACCGGCCAGATATGTTTGACTGGAAGCCACTTTCGGAGGCTATGGAGCTGGCTGAGCAAAACGATAAAAAAGTGCTGGTGTATGCCAATGCCGTGTGGTGCACGTATTGCAAGAAGATGGAGAAGGAAGTGTTTACGCAGGAGGCGGTTCAACAAAAAACCAAAGAGCATTTCTATTCCGTTTGGATGGACATTGAATCGGATGAGAAACTGACTTTTCGCGATCAGGAAATGACGCAGATTCAGTTCAGCCGTGCGATGAGAATCACCGGAACCCCCACCTTCATTTTCTTTGATTCAGAAGGAGAGATTATAGCCGGTCAGCCCGGATTTATCCCGGAAGAAATGTATCTGCAAATCCTCGAATTTGTAGGAAGCGATGCCTACCTCGATCAAAGCTTCGGAGAGTTTGCGGGGGTAGAGGCGGAGAATTAG
- the hutU gene encoding urocanate hydratase, translating to MGRTIKAPTGTDLNCKSWLTEAPFRMIQNNLDPEVAEKPEELVVYGGIGRAARNWESFDKILDSLKSMSDEETLLVQSGKPVGIFQTHKDAPRVLIANSNLVPKWANWDHFNELDKKGLMMYGQMTAGSWIYIGSQGIVQGTYETFVAMGKKHFDGDLSGKWILTGGLGGMGGAQPLAAKMAGASMLAVECREDRIDMRIRTGYVDQKATSLNEALEIIEQSVQDKKPVTVGLHGNAADIYPKLLDRKIMPDAVTDQTSAHDPLNGYLPLGMTVPEWESKQKSNPKEVEQRAKESISVQVQAMLGFQQQGIPVFDYGNNIRQEAYDQGVEDAFNIPGFVPEYIRPLFCKGIGPFRWAALSGDPEDIYKTDQKVKELIPDDPHLHNWLDMAKEQIHFQGLPSRICWVGLGQRHKLGLAFNEMVKNGELKAPVVIGRDHLDSGSVASPNRETEGMKDGSDAVSDWPLLNALLNTSSGATWVSFHHGGGVGMGFSQHAGLVIVADGTDDAAARLNRVLWNDPASGVMRHADAGYEIAIDCAKEHQLKLPFLE from the coding sequence ATGGGAAGAACAATTAAAGCACCAACGGGAACCGATCTGAATTGCAAAAGCTGGCTGACGGAAGCTCCTTTCCGCATGATCCAGAATAACCTTGACCCGGAGGTAGCCGAAAAACCGGAAGAGCTGGTGGTGTATGGCGGTATTGGTCGTGCTGCCCGCAATTGGGAGAGCTTCGATAAAATCCTGGATTCGCTGAAATCCATGAGTGACGAAGAAACCCTGCTTGTTCAATCCGGTAAGCCGGTCGGCATTTTTCAAACTCATAAGGATGCCCCGCGTGTTTTAATCGCGAACTCCAACCTCGTTCCAAAATGGGCCAACTGGGACCACTTCAACGAACTCGATAAAAAAGGCCTGATGATGTACGGGCAAATGACGGCCGGCTCATGGATTTATATCGGAAGCCAAGGCATCGTTCAGGGAACCTATGAAACCTTTGTAGCCATGGGGAAAAAGCATTTTGACGGGGATCTATCCGGTAAATGGATTCTCACGGGCGGACTCGGAGGCATGGGTGGCGCTCAGCCGCTGGCAGCCAAGATGGCCGGTGCAAGTATGTTAGCTGTGGAATGCCGGGAAGACCGGATTGATATGCGCATCCGAACCGGGTATGTAGATCAGAAAGCGACTTCTTTGAACGAGGCTCTGGAGATTATTGAACAGTCTGTTCAGGACAAAAAGCCGGTTACCGTTGGCCTTCATGGAAACGCTGCAGACATTTACCCCAAACTGCTGGACAGAAAAATTATGCCGGATGCGGTGACCGATCAAACCAGCGCCCACGATCCGCTTAACGGATATCTGCCACTTGGTATGACGGTTCCTGAATGGGAAAGCAAACAGAAATCCAATCCTAAAGAAGTAGAGCAACGGGCCAAAGAATCTATTTCAGTGCAGGTTCAGGCCATGTTGGGCTTTCAGCAGCAGGGTATTCCCGTTTTTGATTATGGCAATAACATCCGGCAGGAAGCTTATGATCAGGGTGTAGAAGATGCATTTAATATTCCGGGATTTGTGCCTGAGTACATTCGTCCATTGTTTTGTAAGGGAATTGGTCCTTTCAGGTGGGCGGCTCTTTCCGGTGATCCCGAGGATATCTATAAAACCGATCAAAAAGTGAAGGAGCTCATTCCTGATGATCCTCACCTCCACAACTGGCTGGATATGGCCAAAGAACAAATTCACTTCCAGGGATTACCTTCCCGCATTTGCTGGGTGGGATTAGGTCAGCGTCATAAACTGGGACTGGCCTTCAACGAAATGGTGAAAAACGGAGAGCTGAAAGCCCCGGTCGTTATTGGACGCGATCATCTGGATTCCGGTTCCGTTGCCAGTCCAAACCGGGAAACCGAAGGCATGAAAGACGGTTCAGATGCCGTATCCGACTGGCCGCTATTGAACGCTTTGCTTAACACTTCATCCGGAGCCACCTGGGTTTCCTTCCATCATGGCGGGGGCGTGGGGATGGGATTCTCGCAGCACGCAGGACTGGTCATTGTTGCTGATGGAACCGATGATGCCGCGGCACGGTTAAATCGTGTGTTATGGAACGACCCGGCCAGTGGGGTTATGCGTCATGCCGATGCCGGATATGAAATTGCCATCGATTGTGCCAAAGAACATCAATTGAAATTGCCATTTTTGGAATAA
- the hutI gene encoding imidazolonepropionase has product MPDLLIQNISQIATPKPGVTRGSELRSLNVIENASIFISDGVIQAIGPLSEVLKQVEGHPVILDAEGKAAVPGFVDSHSHLVFGGNRADEFAMRSAGMSYEEIAEQGGGIVSTVEATQLATKEELKNIARIRLQKALRQGITTMEIKSGYGLNLDNERKMLEVINELKEEQPIELKATFLGAHAVPKNSTKEEYVEEVLNMIPEIAELADYCDVFCEDGYFTKDESRSILEKGMEHGLKPKIHTNQFNDIGGVEMALDLDAVSVDHLEVLSDEDVDRIAGSDTVATILPGVSYFLNIPYSPARKLIDRGALVALATDFNPGSSMTISMQLLMSMACTKMGMSVEEALSCATQNGAKALERKKLGCIAPGFQADILLLDTDNYKDLAYFFGENHVHTVIKKGEKVWESRG; this is encoded by the coding sequence ATGCCTGATTTATTAATACAAAACATATCGCAAATTGCTACGCCCAAACCCGGGGTAACCCGCGGGTCGGAATTGCGCAGCCTGAATGTAATTGAAAATGCCTCGATATTTATATCTGATGGCGTGATTCAGGCTATCGGGCCACTTTCGGAGGTATTGAAACAAGTGGAAGGGCACCCGGTAATTCTGGATGCGGAAGGCAAAGCAGCCGTGCCGGGCTTTGTGGACTCCCACTCCCATTTGGTGTTTGGGGGAAATCGGGCTGATGAATTCGCCATGCGTTCGGCGGGTATGAGTTACGAAGAAATTGCCGAACAAGGCGGTGGAATTGTATCGACGGTAGAGGCCACTCAACTGGCAACCAAAGAAGAGCTAAAAAACATTGCCCGCATTCGTTTGCAGAAAGCGTTGAGGCAAGGCATCACCACCATGGAAATAAAGAGTGGTTACGGGCTGAACCTCGATAACGAGCGCAAGATGCTGGAAGTAATCAACGAACTGAAAGAAGAGCAGCCTATTGAACTAAAAGCCACCTTTTTGGGAGCTCATGCGGTTCCCAAAAATTCTACCAAAGAGGAGTATGTGGAAGAGGTGCTGAATATGATCCCGGAAATTGCCGAACTGGCCGATTACTGCGATGTGTTTTGTGAAGACGGCTATTTTACAAAAGATGAGTCCAGAAGCATACTGGAAAAAGGGATGGAGCATGGACTCAAACCTAAAATTCACACCAATCAGTTCAATGATATCGGTGGGGTGGAAATGGCCCTGGATTTGGATGCTGTCTCGGTAGATCACCTGGAAGTGCTGTCTGACGAAGATGTAGATCGCATCGCCGGATCTGATACGGTAGCCACTATTCTGCCCGGAGTTTCCTACTTCCTCAACATCCCCTATTCCCCGGCGCGTAAGCTCATTGACAGGGGCGCACTGGTAGCCCTGGCTACGGATTTCAACCCCGGTTCATCTATGACTATCTCCATGCAGCTGTTGATGAGCATGGCTTGTACGAAAATGGGGATGTCGGTAGAGGAAGCGCTAAGTTGCGCCACCCAGAATGGAGCCAAAGCCCTGGAAAGGAAGAAGCTGGGCTGTATTGCTCCCGGTTTCCAGGCCGATATCCTGTTGCTCGATACGGATAATTACAAAGACCTTGCTTATTTCTTTGGGGAAAATCACGTGCATACGGTCATCAAAAAAGGAGAGAAAGTATGGGAATCGAGAGGCTGA
- a CDS encoding formimidoylglutamase, with amino-acid sequence MGIERLKAILKPVSKSLKSMRSHDPNDHWLVQEMLFDANDYDQSTHVLIGCPQHEGVLRNSGRTGAAEAPNKIREQLFKLQVKKDTAIRLFDAGNVSTDLFDSSEVTDFPDLDQNPDVLEEIHNRLSTAVIEFLRDGKKVIVLGGGNDISYADVRALAETSREISAINIDAHLDMREADEMTSGTPYQKLIDDHYLSPHRLYEFGIRPESNGAFYMDNADKLGVNVHLLADILQEGVSPAFQHILGQIGQRPFFLGLDMDSSQASDAPGVSASSPVGFSGREVLECIYQARQKENLKVFEITEVNPKYDIDNRTVKLAAQFVYKFIFG; translated from the coding sequence ATGGGAATCGAGAGGCTGAAAGCTATTCTAAAACCGGTTTCCAAATCGCTTAAGTCAATGCGCTCTCATGATCCAAACGACCACTGGCTGGTTCAGGAGATGTTGTTTGACGCGAACGATTACGACCAATCAACCCACGTGTTGATTGGCTGCCCGCAACATGAAGGAGTGTTGAGAAACAGTGGAAGAACCGGAGCCGCAGAAGCTCCCAATAAAATCCGTGAGCAGCTGTTTAAGTTACAGGTGAAAAAGGACACCGCCATCCGGTTATTTGACGCCGGCAATGTGAGTACTGATTTATTCGATTCTTCAGAAGTCACCGACTTTCCCGACCTTGATCAAAATCCGGATGTATTGGAAGAAATTCACAACAGGTTAAGCACGGCTGTGATTGAATTTTTGCGGGACGGCAAGAAGGTGATTGTGCTGGGCGGGGGGAATGACATTTCCTATGCGGACGTAAGAGCACTGGCCGAAACGAGCAGGGAAATTTCCGCCATCAATATCGATGCCCATCTGGATATGCGCGAGGCCGATGAAATGACCAGCGGCACACCTTATCAAAAACTCATTGACGACCATTATTTGAGTCCCCATCGACTTTATGAGTTTGGGATACGGCCGGAATCCAACGGAGCTTTCTATATGGATAATGCGGACAAACTTGGAGTGAATGTCCATCTGTTGGCTGATATTCTGCAGGAAGGAGTAAGCCCGGCCTTTCAGCATATTCTGGGGCAAATCGGGCAGCGGCCTTTCTTCCTTGGCTTGGATATGGATTCCAGTCAGGCTTCGGATGCCCCGGGCGTAAGCGCATCTTCTCCGGTTGGATTTTCAGGAAGGGAAGTGCTGGAATGTATTTATCAGGCCCGACAAAAAGAAAACCTGAAGGTATTTGAAATCACGGAAGTGAATCCAAAATACGATATCGACAACCGCACGGTGAAGTTAGCTGCGCAGTTTGTTTATAAGTTTATATTTGGATAA
- a CDS encoding Abi family protein codes for MQFDKSPLSITQQVELLKDRGLTIKDEERAEHYLSYISFYRLRAYTYPFQDNEDSDHPFIKDITFDEVLDYYIFDRELRLIVFDAIERIEIAFRTQIIYQCCMAHQSHWYEDESLFRNLRHFESDLKAIDDELRRSAEVFIEHYYNKYSNPERPPAWMTLEVISLGTLSKLYHNLELGKTKKTISGKFNLGHPFILESWMHAISNVRNICAHHGRLWNRKLAVAPKLPKLTSLPFIRNKDIDEHKLYALLCCMAYLMDVINPDHHFKQRLKDLFNRYEMIDLKKMGFPEYWEQEALWNG; via the coding sequence ATGCAATTTGATAAATCTCCTCTTAGCATAACGCAACAAGTTGAGCTATTAAAAGATCGGGGCTTGACGATAAAGGATGAAGAAAGAGCTGAACATTATTTGTCATACATCAGCTTTTATCGTTTAAGGGCATATACCTACCCTTTCCAGGATAATGAAGATTCAGATCACCCTTTTATCAAAGACATTACGTTTGATGAGGTTTTGGATTATTACATTTTTGATCGTGAATTACGATTGATTGTTTTTGATGCAATTGAGAGAATAGAAATTGCTTTTCGTACTCAAATAATTTACCAGTGTTGTATGGCTCATCAAAGTCACTGGTATGAAGATGAATCTCTATTTCGTAATTTGCGACACTTTGAGTCAGACTTAAAAGCAATTGATGATGAGCTGAGGCGCTCGGCAGAGGTTTTTATAGAACATTATTACAACAAATATTCAAACCCTGAACGTCCGCCGGCATGGATGACTTTAGAGGTAATATCTTTAGGAACTCTTTCAAAACTATACCACAATTTAGAATTGGGGAAAACAAAGAAGACTATTTCAGGTAAATTCAATTTGGGACATCCATTTATTTTAGAGAGCTGGATGCATGCCATTAGTAATGTTCGAAATATTTGTGCTCATCATGGCCGATTGTGGAACAGGAAGTTGGCTGTGGCTCCAAAACTCCCAAAACTAACATCTCTTCCTTTCATCAGAAATAAAGATATTGACGAGCACAAATTATATGCCTTGCTTTGTTGTATGGCATATTTAATGGATGTAATTAACCCTGATCATCACTTTAAACAACGACTGAAAGATCTTTTTAACCGTTATGAAATGATTGATTTGAAAAAAATGGGTTTTCCTGAATACTGGGAACAAGAAGCACTTTGGAATGGCTGA
- the pyrH gene encoding UMP kinase: MGNKYNRVLLKLSGEALLGEQGHGIDADILSSYAKEIKSIQEADVQVSIVIGGGNIFRGVKGATQGMDRVQGDYMGMLATMINSMALQDALEQIDVQTRLMSAIRMEAIAEPYIRRRAIRHLEKGRVVIFGAGTGNPYFTTDTAGSLRAIEIESDVILKGTRVDGIYDSDPEKNADAQKFDTITGDDVLKRRLSVMDLTAFTLCRENKTPIIVFNMNKEGNLKKIVVDGKDEGTTVVWE, from the coding sequence GTGGGAAATAAATACAACAGAGTGCTTCTCAAACTCAGCGGCGAAGCACTTTTAGGTGAGCAAGGGCATGGCATCGATGCCGATATTCTAAGTAGTTACGCAAAAGAAATTAAATCTATTCAGGAAGCCGACGTTCAGGTTTCTATCGTGATTGGCGGAGGGAATATCTTCCGCGGGGTGAAGGGAGCCACCCAGGGCATGGATCGCGTTCAGGGAGATTACATGGGGATGCTTGCCACCATGATCAACAGCATGGCCCTGCAGGATGCCCTCGAACAAATTGATGTACAAACTAGGCTGATGAGTGCTATCCGCATGGAAGCTATCGCTGAGCCCTATATCCGTCGCCGAGCAATCCGTCACCTCGAAAAAGGACGTGTGGTTATTTTTGGAGCCGGAACAGGAAACCCCTATTTCACTACCGACACGGCCGGTTCCCTTCGTGCCATCGAAATTGAAAGTGACGTGATCCTGAAAGGTACCCGCGTGGATGGCATCTACGATTCCGATCCCGAAAAAAATGCAGACGCTCAAAAATTCGATACCATTACCGGCGATGATGTGCTGAAACGTCGCCTGTCCGTTATGGACCTTACCGCCTTTACCCTTTGCCGAGAAAATAAAACCCCGATCATTGTCTTCAACATGAACAAGGAAGGCAACCTGAAAAAGATTGTGGTAGACGGCAAAGATGAGGGGACTACCGTAGTTTGGGAGTAA
- the tsf gene encoding translation elongation factor Ts produces the protein MSISAADVKKLRDMTGAGMMDCKKALSEADGDFDRAVEILRKKGQKVSEKRSDREANQGLILSRINDDKTKASLLEINCETDFVARNQEFQDDAESFLNAAFENDIDNADDLLKIELDGLTIEKHLEEMVGKIGEKIEINNVILATTEGTLISYIHPGNQLGVLAEFDGDLTDEEIGKDVAMQVAAMKPLSVTRDGVDSSLVEKELEIAKEQLLNEGKPEHIAEQAAKGKLRRFYEERVLLEQKFVKDNSVSVQQYLEQNDAPLVKSFHRLQLGEND, from the coding sequence ATGAGCATTTCTGCTGCTGACGTAAAAAAACTTCGTGACATGACCGGAGCGGGTATGATGGACTGTAAAAAAGCCCTCTCTGAAGCAGATGGTGATTTTGACCGTGCTGTTGAAATCCTTCGTAAAAAAGGACAAAAAGTATCTGAAAAGAGATCTGATCGTGAAGCTAACCAGGGATTGATCCTGAGCCGCATCAACGATGATAAAACCAAAGCTTCTCTGCTTGAAATCAACTGTGAAACTGACTTTGTAGCCCGAAATCAGGAATTCCAGGATGATGCCGAGTCGTTCCTGAACGCTGCTTTCGAAAATGACATCGATAATGCTGACGATCTTCTGAAGATTGAGCTTGATGGATTGACTATTGAAAAGCACCTGGAAGAGATGGTGGGTAAAATCGGTGAGAAAATTGAAATCAACAATGTGATATTGGCCACAACTGAAGGCACACTGATTTCTTACATCCACCCCGGAAACCAGTTAGGCGTATTGGCTGAATTTGATGGCGACCTTACCGACGAAGAAATCGGTAAAGATGTAGCCATGCAGGTTGCAGCTATGAAGCCTCTTTCTGTTACCCGAGACGGCGTTGATTCTTCTCTGGTTGAGAAAGAGCTTGAAATCGCCAAAGAACAACTTCTGAACGAAGGCAAGCCTGAGCACATCGCTGAGCAAGCTGCCAAAGGTAAACTTCGCCGTTTCTACGAAGAACGTGTTCTTCTGGAGCAGAAGTTTGTTAAAGATAACAGCGTTTCCGTACAGCAGTACCTGGAGCAGAATGATGCTCCCCTGGTGAAATCCTTTCACCGGCTGCAACTGGGCGAAAACGACTAA